One part of the Rutidosis leptorrhynchoides isolate AG116_Rl617_1_P2 chromosome 1, CSIRO_AGI_Rlap_v1, whole genome shotgun sequence genome encodes these proteins:
- the LOC139896873 gene encoding uncharacterized protein: MTNIIGQYVRMVTFLFQRQGIQLTTLFYLRYIQVQGGIKLFQRKLIIFLWRLAIDRLPTRLNLVSRGVDIGNIGCSICNHGVEDNHHIFFSCLLAKEIWRKVSLWTSVDINRFASWSEWLSWYDQWEENISNKNRMYTIVAATVWVIWRFQNGVIFSENPMRKDEIFDSIRNYSYTWLFSRSKKQMSWNSWLVKPL; the protein is encoded by the coding sequence ATGACAAACATTATTGGGCAGTATGTCAGAATGGTGACTTTTCTGTTTCAGAGACAAGGAATTCAACTGACAACACTATTTTACCTTCGTTACATCCAAGTACAAGGTGGAATAAAACTCTTCCAAAGAAAGTTAATTATCTTCTTATGGAGATTGGCAATTGATAGGCTTCCGACAAGACTTAATCTTGTTAGTCGAGGTGTGGACATCGGTAATATTGGGTGTTCTATATGCAATCATGGGGTGGAAGATAATCATCATATATTTTTTTCGTGCTTGTTGGCTAAGGAAATTTGGAGAAAAGTTAGTTTGTGGACAAGTGTCGATATCAACAGATTCGCCTCTTGGTCAGAATGGTTATCATGGTATGATCAATGGGAGGAGAATATTTCTAACAAAAACCGAATGTACACGATTGTTGCTGCCACGGTATGGGTCATTTGGCGATTTCAAAATGGAGTAATTTTTTCGGAGAATCCAATGCGGAAAGATGAAATATTTGATTCCATTAGAAATTATTCTTATACTTGGTTGTTTAGTAGAAGTAAAAAACAAATGTCTTGGAACAGTTGGCTTGTAAAGCCATTGTAA